The stretch of DNA AAACGGTGCAGATGAATATATTTGGAAAACACGTTCTTATTAGAGCTATCGAAGAACATGATTTGCCTGCCCTTCATAAATGGGCAAATGATCCAGATATTTGGAATATGTTAGCTGGATGGCATTTTCCTAGTAATTTTGAATATCAAAAGAAGTGGTTTGATAATTTAATGAATAATCAATCCAGTCAACGATTTGCTATCGATGTTCCCGGTTTAGGACTTATCGGGACAGCTAATATTGTCGATATTGATTGGAAAAATAGGCGAGGGTATCATGGAATAATGTTGGGTGATAA from Hymenobacter taeanensis encodes:
- a CDS encoding GNAT family N-acetyltransferase: MNIFGKHVLIRAIEEHDLPALHKWANDPDIWNMLAGWHFPSNFEYQKKWFDNLMNNQSSQRFAIDVPGLGLIGTANIVDIDWKNRRGYHGIMLGDNDVRGKGYGFDTIMTIMRYAFEELYFERLDTDIIEYNKASINIYTQKCGWKIEGVRRRWYFRRNRFWDNMLVGITREDYFTLVEQNKYWA